From the genome of Cystobacter fuscus DSM 2262:
GGCCGCGCCGCACGCCCCGCGCCAGCACCCGCACGCCCAGGGCCTCCACGCGCGCGCACACGAAGGGCGGCGCCCAGATGGCATCCGCCCGGCCCGCGAGCAGATCCTTGGCGAGCGCCTCGTAGCTGGCCGCCACGCCCACCTCCACCTTGCGGCCCAGCGCGCGCGCGAGGAACGCGCCGAGGGGCTCGGCCCGCTCGAGGGCGGGCGCGTTGCCCAGCGAGGGAGGCAGACCGAACCGGAAGGCAACGCGGCTGTGCGCGGGAGGCGGAACGGGCATGTCGGGCGGGGCTCCTCGCTCAGGCCTGCCGGTCCAGCCGTGCCACCTCGTCGTCCGCCAGCCCGAAGGTCGCCTGGAGGATGTGGAGGATGCGCTGCTCGGCCGCCGTGGGCTCCTGCCCACCCGCGTGCGCGATCTTCGTCGCCAGCCGGTAGGCCTTGAGCCGCTGGGCGTGCGTCGTCAGCCCGTGCGCGAGCACGTGCAGCCGCTGCGGCAGCCCCTCGGCCACCAGCGCCGACACCGCCTCGCTCACGAAGTCCTGCGCCCGCTCGGGGCTCACGTTGTGGAAGAGCGGATCCGACGCGAAGCTCTCCACCAGCTCGCGCGCCTCCGCCTCCTTGAGCTTGCCGTCCGCGGCGCTCACCAGCACCATCACCTCGGCATACAGACGCTCGAGCGGCTCACCCAGCGCCTCGGACAGGCTGCCGCCGCCCTCGATGACGTCGATGATCTGCGCCACCTCGTCCTCGGAGATGCCGAGCGCGGCCTGGAAGAGCTTGAGCAGGCCCAGCTCCGCGCGCGTGGCCCGGTGGTCCGCGAACGCGATGGACGCCGCCAACCCGAAGCCGAGCATCCGCGACTTGTGGCCCACCAGGCGCTCGCGCAGCGAGGTGAGGATCTCCTCCAGGTCATGCGCCTTGGACAGCCGCTTGGCGCTCGCCTCCACCAGGGCGTTGAGCTCCTCGGGTTTGGTGCCCTCGAACTCGGGGCGCTCGATGACGCGGCGGAGCAGCGTCTGCAGCTCCAGCTGCGTCACCTTTCCATCGGCCATGGCCGCCAGCAACATCACTTCCACCAGAGCCGCGTTGCGCTCCTTGCGCGTCTTCACTGCCTGTTCTCGAGGCATCCGCCCACCCTCCCTTCGTTCGTGCCACCGTCGTGTTGTTCCCGCGCGTCCACGGGCGAAACACCCTCGGACGCGAGCGCCGAGAAATCGAAGAGCTCCCGGTCCATCAAGTGGCTCGGGCGCACGTTGCTCATGGCCGACAGCACGCTCTGGCGCACGTTGGGGATGTCGCGGCCCAGCTCCTCCACCAGCTTCTGCATGCGCTTGCGCTGCAGGTTCTCCTGCGAGCCGCACAGGTCGCACGGGATGATGGGGAACTGCTTGAGCGCGGCGTACGCGGCGATGTCCTTCTCCGGCGCGTAGCACAGCGGGCGGATGACGGTGTTGCGGCCATCATCGCTCTTGAGCACCGGCGGCATCGCCTTGAGCGAGCCGGCGAAGAAGAGGTTGAGCAGGAGCGTGTGGACGAGGTCGTCGCGGTGGTGGCCGAGGGCAATCTTGTTGCAGCCCAGCTCCACCGCCGCCGTGTAGAGGATGCCGCGGCGCAGGCGCGAGCACACCGTGCACTGCGTCTTGCCCGGCGGCGTCTTCTCGAGGACGACCGAATAGGTGTCCTCCTTGAGCATCTTGTAGGCGAAGCCCTCGCTCTGGAACCACCCCTCCAGCACGTGCGCCGGGAAACCCGGGTGGCCCTGATCCAGGTTCACCGCGAGCAATTCGAATTTCACTGGGGCGCGGCGCTGCAGTTCGCGCAGCAGGTAGAGCAGGGTGTAGGAATCCTTGCCTCCCGACACCCCCACCATGATGCGGTCTCCCTCGGAGACGAGGGAGTAGTCCGAAATGGCACGGCCCATGTGGCCGAGCAGGTTCTTTTCCAGGCGGAGCACATCGGGATTCATTGGGTGTCATCCTAGCGGCGATGGCGGAAAAAACACCCTCCACGTGGAGGGCCGGTCCGCTAGCCTGCTTTCCGCCATGCCGACCTTTCCCACGGGAGCACAGGACATCGAGGACGCCGAGGCGGCGCAAGCGGCCGCCCGCACGCTGGAGCAGGCGCGCGAGCTGTCGGTGGACGTGGAGACGGACGCGATGCACTCCTTTCGCGCCCGCCTGTGTTTCCTCCAGCTCGCCACGGACACGGACGTCTTCCTGTTCGACACGCTCCAGCCCGGCGTGCACCCCTCCCTGCTCGCGCGGGTGATGGAGGACCCCGAGCGCACCAAGTTCTTCCACGCCGCCTCCGGAGACCTGCCCTTCCTGGCCGAGGCGGGCGTGCGCGTGCGCGGCCTCTTCGACACGCACCGCGCCGCCACGCTCTTGGGCTGGCCCAAGGTGGGCCTGGCGGATCTCGCGCGCGAGCGGCTGGGCGTGGAGCTGCCCAAGGAGCACCAACAGTCGGACTTCGCCCTGCGGCCCCTGCCCCCGGGGATGCGCGACTACATCGCCAACGACGTGCGCTACCTCGTGGAGCTCGGCCGTCAGGTGCGCGAGGAGTGCCGCAAGGCGGACGTGCTCGAGGAGGTGCTGCTCGACTGCCAGCGCATGTGCGACGAGGCCGCGGCCCGTCCCGACGTGGGCGCGGAGTTCAAGCCCAAACTGCCCAAGGGCGGACTGACCCCGGCGCAGTTGCTGCTCGCCAACACCATCGCCCAGGCCCTGCACAAGAAGCGCCTGGAGTGGGCCGAGGCGGAGAACGTCCCCATGGGGCGCACGCTCTCCAACATGGCCATCACCGACATCGCGATCAAACCTCCCGGCAACCCCAAGGAGCTGGCCCGGGCCGCCGGCGTGCGCGGGGCCTTCGTGCGCGCGCACGGCGAGGAGGTGATCTCCCTGGTGCGCGAGCTGCTCGAGAAGTCCCGCCAGGGCGAGCTCAAGCCGGACGTGGAGGAGCGGGGCCCGCGCGACGCCAACCGGCGCAAGCGCGAGGACGCGCTCAAGGCCTGGCGCTCGGAGCAGGCGACGGCGCGCAAGGTCACCCCCTCCGTGGTGTTGCCCAACGCACTCTTCGATGCCCTCGTGTCCCGTCCCCCGGCGAGCCTCGACGAGCTGCGCGCCCTGCCCTACCTGGGCGACAAACGCGTGGGTCTCTATGGCGAGGGCATCCTCGCGGTGCTATCGCAGTACCCCGTCCAGGCGTGACTCCCCCGGGTACGCGGATGTGTGCTCCCAATGGACGGGCCGAGGGCGCGGCGGCGGTGTGTGTGAAGGAAAGCGGACATGTCGGTCGCTGAACGTCGGACCGGTTGCGGCCTCGGGGAACGTGCGTAGCTTGGGAGCGGTCGTGGAGGTGGCGGGCATGTCTGGAGTGCGACTCGGTGGCGCGACGGTGGACATCAATCAATGCATCGTGGCGAGCCAGAGCTGTCAGGCATCCTGCGAGGCGGCGATGAAGCAGTTGGTGGCGAGCGGCATGCGCGCCGACAGTGAGCCCATGCGCCTGCTGCGCCAGTGCGCGGAGCTGTGCGATCTGAACGTGCGGGCGCTGCGCAAGGACAGCCAGTTGTCCCGGCGCACGGCGACGCTGTGCTTCGAGCTGAGCAACCAGGTGGCGCGCGCCGCCTGGCTGGACGGGAACGTGGCCAGTCACGGCCTCGCCCGTGACGCGCTGCGATTGGCCCGGGCCTGCCGGCCGCTATTGTTCACCTGAGGAAGTTCTCCCTTCCGCGAGGCCGCGCCCGGGCACCATGATGGCCCGGCGGAGGGGAGGACCCACCCACGAGGGCGAGCATGGCGGAGGAAGAGGCGCGGAACCTGGCGGAGGTGGTGCGGCGGCTGGAAGAGACGGTGTCCCGGCTGGAGAACCGCATCGCCCACCTGGAAGCGACGGCCGCGCCCCCGCCGCCCCTCGTGCCTGAAACACCTCTACCCGCTGCCGAATCCGGCTCCGCGCCGGAGACGCGTGATCTAGAAGCGCACCTGGGCACGTACTGGCTGAGCCGGGCGGGCATCGTGGCGCTGATCCTCGGCTTCTCCTTCCTCATCATCTACCACTTCGGGGACCTGGGCGTGCTCGCACGCGTGGGAGCGGGCTACCTGCTGAGCGCGGGACTGTCCGCGCTGGGGCTGTGGCTGTCACGGCGCCACGAGCTCTTCGGGCGCATCGTCTTCGGTGGGGGGCTCGCGCTCGCCTACTTCGTCACGTACGCGTTGCACTTCGTGCCCGCGGTGCGCGTCATCGACAGCGAGGTGCTGGCGCTGGTGCTGCTGGCGCTCAACACCGTGGCCATCGTGGTGATCGCCCAGCGCATGCACTCGGAGACGGTGGCGGGCATCGCGCTCTTCCTCGGGCTGCACACGGGGATGCTCAGCGACATCACCCTCTTCACCCTGATGTCCACCAGCCTGCTGGCGGCCGGCGCGCTCTTCTTCCTGGTGAAGAACCGCTGGGTGATCGTCCCCCTGTCGAGCCTGGTGGCCGTCTACTCCACGCACGTCGTGTGGGCCATGCGCACGGAGGCCATCGCCCCGGGACAGCCCACCCACGAGCGGCTGGCGTTGAGCCTCGCCTTCCTGGTGCTCTACTACGTGCTCTTCTCCGTGGCGCTGCTGCTCTACCCGCGGGAGTTGTCGCGCAGGGCCGGGCTCGCCTTCGCGCTGCTCAACTGGGTGGGGCTGCTCACCCTGGGCGCCGTGGAGGTGGAGCGCTGGGACCGGCCCCGCCTCTTCGCCTTCTTCGTCGCGGTGGCGCTCGCCCAAGGCGTGGGCGGCATGGCGGCCCGGTGGCGCGGCGCCTCCTCCGCGCTCTTCCAGGCCTACCTCGCCACGGGGGTGCTCACCCTCGCGATGGGCGTCCCCACGGAATTCGAGGACGCCACGCTCGTGCACACGTGGACGGCGGTGGGGCTCGCGGCGGGGCTCGCCGGACGCGCGCTGGGCGCGGGGGCCTTGCAGGCGGTGGCGGTGGCCCTGCTCTACGTGGCCCTGGGCGCCACGTGGCTGCCGCCCTCGGGCCGCGCGCTCCTGGATGCCGCGCTGATCGTGAGCTTCACGCTCGTCGAGCGCGCCACCGTGGTGCCCCTGGACGGCCGTCTGCCCGCGCCGGTGACGGGAAGGGGCCGCACCGCGCTCCAGGCCCTGTGCGCCGTGGGCGCGGGACTCGCCGGAGTGTGGCTGCTGGGCGAGGTGATGCCGGGGGAGCTCACCACGCTCGGCTGGGGCGTGGCCGCCTCGGGCTTGTTCCTCCTGGGCTTCGCCGTGCGCGAGCGCTGGTACCGCTTCGTGGGCCTCGGCGTGCTGGCCTTCACCCTCGGCCGGCTGATGTTCGTGGACCTGTCGGGACTGCCGCCCGACCAGCGCATCCTCACCTTCCTGATGCTCGGGGTGATGCTGCTGGCCGTCTCGTACGTCTACACCCGGGTGCGCGCCCCGCGCGGCTGAGTTCCCTCCGGCTACTGGGTCAGGTCGTCCAGCACCTCGGAGAGGGTGGTGGCTTTCAGGGAGAGATCGAGCCAACGGTCGAGGGTGGCCATATCCGAGCACGAAAGAATTCGCTGCCGGGCAGCCTCGTCGACCTGCACGCCTCGCATGGTGAGAATCCGCAGGATGTCCTCGGCACGCCCTTGGCGCAGGCCCTCTTCCCGGCCCCTGACCAGGCCCTGCTGGAGTCCCCGTTCGATGAGTTGCTCGCCATAGCTGCGCATCAGCTCCTCCGTCCTTTGCCTGCCCAGCACCGAATGTAACACCTGCCCAGCGGCCTCATGCACGGGCTCGCCCCCCACCCAGAGCAGGTAACGGATGACCACCACCAGATGCTCGGACCCTTCGTTGTCCGCATGCACCTGGGCGAAGAGCTCCTCCCACTCCAGCAGCCTCCGGGCCAGCTCCCCGCTCCGCCCATGGCGCAGCACCAACCACGCCAACCGTGCCAGCGGTGGGCCGGAGCGCGCCTTCAGTGCTTCTTCCCGCTCGGCCGTCAGGTCATCGAGCAGATACTCGAAGCGCGGCAACAACGCCCGCCAGCGCGCCCGCTCCTCCTCTCCTTCCGGCAAGATGAAGAGTTCTTCCACCCGACGTGGCGCCGTCCAGGCGCCCTCGGGCCCGTGGTACATGACGAGCGGGAGGACGAGGGGCAGCCCCGTGCTGTCCGGGTGCTCCTGGCGCCAGCGCTCCATGTGGCGAACCACGTAGCGCAGCATTCTCAGCGCCATCCACCCATCCACCGACGACTGGTGCTCCAGCAGCACGTACAGCAACAGGGGCTGACCCGTGCGCAAGCGCGCCGTGAAGAGCAGATCGCTCTCGGTCTCCCGCAGCTCCGGGTCCACGACGGAGCCAGGCTCCCGCCTCAGGGATGACCAGTCCACCTCGGAGACGACATGCGCGGGCAGCACCGCGCGCAGTTCGGCGGCGGCTCGCTCGGGGTGGCCGAAGGTGTAGCGGGCGAAGAGGTCATGCGGTCCGGACATGGTGAGCCGCGCCCCAAGCACGCGACGGGCCAGGGAGGCAGAACGACCCCTCGGAACGAGTCCTCTGACACCTTTCCTGGGACTACACTCGCGCCCATGATGAGCCAGGATCTCCAAGCGCTCCTGCTGTCCTATGGCTACGTGGGCGCGTGCGTGCTGGTGGGCGAGGTGGCCGCGCGCCGGGGTGTTCCCCGCGAGCTGGCGCGCAAGTTCATCCATGTGGGCGTGGGCCTGTGGATCTTCGGCATCCTCGCCCTCTTCGAGCACCGGGAGTGGGCCGTGCTGCCCTCGCTGACGGCGGCGGTGGGCAACTACGTCATCCACCGCAAGCGTCTGCTCCAGGCGGTGGAGGCTCCGGCGGACAACCTGGGCACGGTCTGGTTCGCCCTGTCCTTCTCCGCGCTGGTGTGGGGGGCCTGGGATCGGCCCGCCGTGGCGGTGGGCGGCGTGCTGGCCATGACCATCGGGGACGCGCTGGCCTCGCTGGTGGGTCGGCGTTTCGGGCGCCACCGCTATGAAACGCTGGGAGGGGAGTTCAAGAGCCTGGAGGGCTCGCTGGCCCTGTGCGCGAGCACCTTCCTCTGCGTGCTGGCCGCGCTCACGTGGCTGCCCGGGCTCCCCCCCGACATGCCCCGGGTGACCCTGGCCCTGCTGGCGGCGGTGGTGGCCACCTGCGTCGAGGCGCTCGGCATCCGGGGACTGGACAACCTCTGGGTGCCGCTGGCCACCGGCGGAGTGCTCGCGTGGACCCCCGCCGCGAACGCCTGGGGACTGGGCATGGGCGCGGGCATCGCCCTGTTCATCGGCGTGGCGGCCTGGGCCCGAGGCTCTCTCAGTCCGAGTGGCGTCCTCGGCGCGATCCTCATCGGCACGCCCGTCTTCGGTCTGGGAGGCCCGGCGGGAACCGTGGCCCTGCTCGGCTTCTTCTTCTCCTCCAGTGCCCTGTCCAAGATGTTCCGCGCGCGCAAGGCCGACGTGGAGGCCGAGTACGCCAAGACAGGGACGCGTGACCTGGGGCAGGCCCTGGCCAACGGGGGCGTGGCGGCCGTGGCCGCCGTGCTCCTGGCCGCTACCGGCGACTCGCGCTACCTCCTGGCGATGCTGGGCGCCCTGGCCGCCGCCAACGCGGACACGTGGGCCACCGAGCTGGGGGTCCTCTCCCGCTCGCCTCCCCGGCGGATCACCACCCTGCGGCCCGTGCCGCCCGGCACGTCCGGTGCCGTGTCGGCGATGGGGCTGCTCGCCTCCACCGCGGGTGCCGCCTTCGTCGCCCTCATCGCCCTGCCCACTGGCCTGTCGTGGAGGCTCGTGCCGTGGCTCGTCCTCGCGGGAGTCGTGGGCTCGTTGAGCGACAGTCTCCTGGGCGCCACCGTGCAGGACGTGCGCTGGTGCGAGGCCTGTGCCCGGGAAACAGAGCGCCGCGTCCACCGCTGTGGCCGTCCCACCCGGAGCCTGCGGGGCCTCGGATGGTTGGGAAATGACACCGTCAACGTGCTCGCCACCGTCACGGGTGCCGCGCTCGCCTTCTGGGCGTAAACCTCCAGGGAGGACTCCACCCCCCCCCGGAGCGACTCACATCCACCGCGGTCCCAGCGAGGAGACGAACATGACGCCCCCCGACGCCCCCCCTGCCATCCCCTGGTGGAAGGACGCCGTCGTCTACCAGATCTATCCGCGCAGCTTCCAGGACAGCAACGGGGACGGCATCGGCGACCTGCGCGGCATCATCCGGCGGCTCGACTACCTCAAGCGCCTCGGCGTGGACGTGCTCTGGCTGTCGCCGATCTTCGCCTCCCCCAACGACGACAACGGCTACGACATCTCCGACTACCGCGCCATCATGCCCGAGTTCGGCACCATGGCCGACTTCGAGGAGCTGCTCCGGGAAGCCCACGCGCGCGGCCTGAAGATCATGCTCGACCTCGTCGTGAATCACACCAGCGACGAGCACCCCTGGTTCATCGAATCCCGAACGGACCCGCGCTCCGCCAGGCGCGACTACTACATCTGGAAGAAGGGCCGGGACGGCCAGCCGCCTACCCGCTGGCAGTCCTTCTTCAGCGGTCCCGTGTGGGAGAAGGACGAGAAGAGCGGGGAGTTCTACCTGCACCTCTTCAGCCGCAAGCAGCCCGACCTGAACTGGGAGAACCCCGCGGTGCGGCGCGAAGTCCACGACCTGGTGCGCTTCTGGCTCGACAAGGGCGTGGACGGCTGGCGCATGGACACCATCAACATGCTCAGCAAGCACCCCGACTACCCCGAGGGCCGGCCCATCCCCGGAGCCACGCTCACCGACGGCGGGCCGTACTTCCTCAACGGCCCGCGCATCCACGAGTTCATCCAGGAGTTGCACCGCGAGGTGCTCGCCCACTACGACGTGATGACCGTCGGCGAGACGCCTGGTGTGACGCCCGCCGAGGGCGCCCTGTACTGCGGCGCCGAGCGGGGCGAGCTGAACATGATCTTCCACTTCGAGCACGTGTTCCTCGGCGACGACACCGTCGAGCACGGCAAGTGGAGCAACCCTCCGCTGACGCTGCCGGGCATCAAGCGCGTGCTGGCGCGCTGGCAGACGGAGCTGCACGGCCGCGGCTGGAACAGCCTGTACTGGGACAACCACGACCAGCCCCGCGCCGTGTCCCGCTTCGGCAATGACCGGGAGTACCGCGTGGAGAGCGCCAAGATGCTCTGCACCGTGCTGCTGTTCATGCAGGGCACGCCCTACATCTACCAGGGCCAGGAACTCGGCATGACCAACGTGTCCTTCGAGAGCATCGAGCACTACAAGGACATCGAGACCCTCAACGCCTACAAGGTGCTGCGCGACGAGCACGGCTGGGACACCGCGCGCATCCTCGCGGGCGTGTACGCCCGAGGGAGGGACAACGCCCGCACGCCCATGCATTGGTCCAGGGAGAAGAACGCGGGGTTCACCGAGGGCACGCCCTGGCTCGCCCTGAACCCCAACTACCCGGACATCAACGCCGAAGCGGCCGAGGCGGACCCCCGCTCCGTCTGGCACCACTACCGGGACGTCATCGCGTTGCGCAAGGCACTGCCCGTCGTCCGCGACGGCACCTTCACGCTCCTGGACGCCGAGCACCCCACCGTCTTCAGCTACATCCGGAACGACGGACACACCCGCCTGCTCGTCGTCGGACACTTCAGCGGTCAGCCCGAGACGTACCGGCTTCCCGAGGAGTTCGTCGGAGGTGAGGTGCTCAGCAACAACTACCCGTCCCTGGAGGGCACGCGGGAGTTGCAGCTGCGGCCCTACCAGGCGCTCGTCCTCCGCGCCCGCTGACCCGCGGCACCGCGGAAGGAGGGAGCGAGGACACTCGTCAGTGGACGGCGGGTGGGCACGACTCCTTGTCCGTCTCCTGGTTGCGCCCGGGCGGGGCCGGAACCCGAAGGGGCAACAGGACGGTGAAGCTCGCCCCCTCGCCCAGTCGGCTCTCGACGGAGACGCGACCCCCGTGCGCCTCCACCACGCGCCGGACGATCCACAACCCCACCCCATACCCGTTGACGTCCCGGTCGAGCCGCACGCGCTCGAAGCGCTCGAAGAGCCGCTCCTGGTCCTCGGGCGCGATGCCCACGCCCTGGTCCCGCACCACGAGCTTCGCCGTGGTGCCGTCCGTGCACACCGTCAGGTCCACGGGCTGGCCCTTGCCATACTTCACCGCGTTGGACAGCAGGTTGTCGATGACCTGCTCGAGCCGCAGTCGATCCCACGATCCCTCGACCCGGCCTTGCGCGTGGACCCGCATCCGCACCCCGCTCTGACGCAGCTCCTCGTCGAGCGTGCCCACGGCGCCGCGCACCAGCTCGACGATATCCACCGTCTGGCGCTTCAGCTCGAGCCGGCCCGCCGTCATCTGGCGTGCGCGGCGGCCCGTACCGCCAGCCCATCCGCTCCCTGGACGGCCACCGAGCACCAGTCCGCCATGCCGCGCACGGCGAGGCGAACCACCTCCTGCAGGGTCTTCTCGTATTCGAGCGAGCCGGTCAGCACCTCACCCGCCTCGGCGAGAAAGGCCTGGGCCTTCTCCACCCTCCTGCGCTCGGAGAGATCCCGCGCGATGTTGGAGAAACCACGCAGCCGCCCGTCCTGGTCGCGCATGGCGCTGAGCACCACGGTGCCCCAGAAGCGAGAATTGTCCTTGCGGATGAGCCACCCCTCGTACTCGGAGCGCCCATCCATCTCCGCCCGCTTGAGGATCCGCTCCGGCACCCGCTCCGCGTTCTCCTCCTCCGGGAAGAAGCGCGAGAGGTGCAAGCCGATGGCCTCCTGTGTCGAGAACCCCTTGAGGCGCTCGGCGCCGAGGTTCCAGTTGCTCACCCGTCCCTCCACCGACAGGGGAAAGACGGAGTAGTCCCGCAGGCTGTCGATGAGGAGCCGGAAGCGCTCCTCGCTCTCGCGCAGCGCGACCTTGGACTCCGGCTCCTCCTTTCGCTCACTGTCCGCGGACATGCATGTCCCCCATGGCTCACGAAGCCCCAGGACCAAGGTATGCCCGCCCCCGACACCGCTCGTGATGGCCTGCTCCCTCCCTCGCCGACGAGTCACCAGAGCACGCACGCCCGCCGCCGCCCAGGTGAGCCCTGTCTCCGAAGGCGAGGAAACAGGCGGGTGGCTGGCATGTCGGCAGCCTGACGGCCGGACCAGGCCCGACCTGGAAACGCCCCGGCGGGAGCGTCCTCCTCACTTCGAGTGGACGTCGCGAAAGGCGAGCATGTCGGTCAATCGCTGCTCACGGGCGTCATCGAAGCCACAGGCGGCCTCCCACGTGGGCGGGTTGTCGTAGGTGCCAAAGAGCATGTCCCACCAGACGATGTCGCCGTAGTTGTTGCGGTGCTTGCCGTACTCATGATGGATGCGGTGCATCTCCGGGCGCTGGAAGATGAAGCCCACCCAGCGGGGCGTACGCACGTTGGTGTGGTAGAAGAACTCGCCCAGCGCGGTGCAGGCGGTGTAGACGGCGCCCGCCGCCGGGCTCAATCCCAGCACGGTGTAGACGAGCAGTCCACCGATGAGCGAGTTGGCCACCATCTCCAGCGGGTGCTTGTAGAAGCTGGTGATGACCTCCAGTCGCTGGGGGCTGTGGTGAATCTGATGGAAGAGGCGCCAGAGCAGATCGCTCTCGTGCCGGGCCCGGTGCCACCAATAGAAGACGAAGGTGGCGATGACGTAGGCCAGCACTCCCCCGGGCAGCGGGGACAGGTGGCGCGACAGGTGGAAGAGAGAGGACGCCGACAGCCAGCGCTCCCAGGTGAAGCCCGCGAGCACGACGACCCCCACCTGCACCAGATTGATGACCACGACCCTCAGATGCCAGGAGCGCACGCGCGGCAAGCGCCAGCCACGGAAGAGGTGTTCGATGGCGAAACAGACAACGGCGATACCGAGGAGCAGCGGAAGCATTGAGGACCTCGATTGAGTGATGTGAGGTGTACGCGGAAAGGGCCCGCCGCTTCACGCCCCGCGTACAGACAATGTCACCTCGGTGCGGAAGGGTTAACCTGCCGCGATATGACCCGGACTCCCTCCCTCGCGGATCGCCTCGGACACGTCACGGCGCAGGCCACCTTCGTCCAGGCGGCGCTCCTGGCCGCGCATGGCGCTGGCGCCCGATCGGGCGGCTTCCGTGCCTCCGACGTGCGCTTCTTCTTCCTGCTCTTCACCAACTGGGCGGAGCACGACGTCACCCGGCCCTCGCAGGACATCGACCTCACCCAGGTACGCCGGACCCTGGAACGGTTGTGCCGGAGCCGGTGGGCCGAGCCCATGGACGGTGGAGGCCGCGGCGGCAAGGCGCCCCGGGGCCAGCGCTACGTCCTGACGGAGCTGGGAGTGGTGTCCCTCGCGGAGGAGCTGGCGGACCTGGACCGGGCTCCGCTCGACGAGGCGCTCTTCGTGGCCTGCTTCGCGTCCAGCTACCTGGAGGCCGTCCTCGCCCGTGTCCGGGGACAGGCTCCCGCGCTGAGCACCCCGGCACGGCGACGCGTGGCGCGGATGCTCGACCCCAAGCGGATCCTCCGTGAGGCGCGGCGGAGCACCGCAGCCGTCCTCGCGGATCTGGAGGAGCGCGTCCACGCCAGCCGTGTCATGGATGAGGCGGCACGCAACGCCCTGGCGAACGCGGCCTCCGCGGAAGAGGTGGCGCGGCGGTGGGAATCCCTCGGTTCCTACCAACTGCACCGGGTGCGCCCCCTGACGGAGGTGCTGCTCGGGCTGCCGGACGACCTGAAGCGCTTCGAGCTGGAGAAAGGCATGGAGGTGCGTGCGCGCCTGCTGTTCGTCCCCCTGGCCGAGCGCGCCCGCGCGGACCTGGCGCTGCTCGAGCGGCTCGAGCGGCAACTGCTCTCGGGAGAACCCGCCTGGAGATAAGGTTGTCCCGACGCGACCACGCCCGCGATCTCCGACCTCGAGGTCGCTCGGGTGGTCAACGCGGAGCGTCCTCGTCCTCACACTGGAGGATGGCGGCATTCAAGGCCTCCAAGGAGAGGCCTTGCTCGATTCGCGCCGGCCCCTTGATGGGTTCCAGGTTGAGCTCCGGGCTGAAGTTCAGCACCGCTCGGGGCCCGATCTCCAGGCGCAGCAGGTCCCTCGACTCCCTCCAGGGAAGATACGAATCCTGCGGGTAGGCCGCCCCCCCATACCAGGGATAAAGTGGACAGGAAAAAGGGAATATCATCTGATACTCACAGATACAGCAGGGTCTCAGCATGAGAGGTTCGCCCCCCCGTACATCATCCCGCGAGCCGGACTTCGTGTGAGAGATTCGAGTCTTCATGTCCGGCTTATTGACGTTCCAATATTCCACATAGCACTCAGAGCGAGGGGTTGTCTCCTTGGAAGAGGTAGGGTTCGGCTCATCGGCGCGCGCATAGCCGCCCCCTTGCCCTCCCATCGCAGTGGCCATCACCACAGCCCACAATCGCTCTCTCCAGCTGGCTCCCCACATGAGCATCTTCCCTGGACCTGACCGTGGGTCCGGAATCTGGGTGACGATCCAACATCCGTCAAACACGTATCACCGAGCCAGGGTTGACTGTCCCATGGCGCGGTGGATCTAATCTGAGTGACTACGTCCCAGACGGATGTCTTTTTCGATGTGGAGGTACCACGGGCTACCTGCCACGGCGGAAAGGGAGCGCACGAGCCGA
Proteins encoded in this window:
- a CDS encoding DUF92 domain-containing protein translates to MMSQDLQALLLSYGYVGACVLVGEVAARRGVPRELARKFIHVGVGLWIFGILALFEHREWAVLPSLTAAVGNYVIHRKRLLQAVEAPADNLGTVWFALSFSALVWGAWDRPAVAVGGVLAMTIGDALASLVGRRFGRHRYETLGGEFKSLEGSLALCASTFLCVLAALTWLPGLPPDMPRVTLALLAAVVATCVEALGIRGLDNLWVPLATGGVLAWTPAANAWGLGMGAGIALFIGVAAWARGSLSPSGVLGAILIGTPVFGLGGPAGTVALLGFFFSSSALSKMFRARKADVEAEYAKTGTRDLGQALANGGVAAVAAVLLAATGDSRYLLAMLGALAAANADTWATELGVLSRSPPRRITTLRPVPPGTSGAVSAMGLLASTAGAAFVALIALPTGLSWRLVPWLVLAGVVGSLSDSLLGATVQDVRWCEACARETERRVHRCGRPTRSLRGLGWLGNDTVNVLATVTGAALAFWA
- a CDS encoding glycoside hydrolase family 13 protein, with the translated sequence MTPPDAPPAIPWWKDAVVYQIYPRSFQDSNGDGIGDLRGIIRRLDYLKRLGVDVLWLSPIFASPNDDNGYDISDYRAIMPEFGTMADFEELLREAHARGLKIMLDLVVNHTSDEHPWFIESRTDPRSARRDYYIWKKGRDGQPPTRWQSFFSGPVWEKDEKSGEFYLHLFSRKQPDLNWENPAVRREVHDLVRFWLDKGVDGWRMDTINMLSKHPDYPEGRPIPGATLTDGGPYFLNGPRIHEFIQELHREVLAHYDVMTVGETPGVTPAEGALYCGAERGELNMIFHFEHVFLGDDTVEHGKWSNPPLTLPGIKRVLARWQTELHGRGWNSLYWDNHDQPRAVSRFGNDREYRVESAKMLCTVLLFMQGTPYIYQGQELGMTNVSFESIEHYKDIETLNAYKVLRDEHGWDTARILAGVYARGRDNARTPMHWSREKNAGFTEGTPWLALNPNYPDINAEAAEADPRSVWHHYRDVIALRKALPVVRDGTFTLLDAEHPTVFSYIRNDGHTRLLVVGHFSGQPETYRLPEEFVGGEVLSNNYPSLEGTRELQLRPYQALVLRAR
- a CDS encoding sensor histidine kinase, whose amino-acid sequence is MTAGRLELKRQTVDIVELVRGAVGTLDEELRQSGVRMRVHAQGRVEGSWDRLRLEQVIDNLLSNAVKYGKGQPVDLTVCTDGTTAKLVVRDQGVGIAPEDQERLFERFERVRLDRDVNGYGVGLWIVRRVVEAHGGRVSVESRLGEGASFTVLLPLRVPAPPGRNQETDKESCPPAVH
- a CDS encoding PAS domain-containing protein, whose protein sequence is MSADSERKEEPESKVALRESEERFRLLIDSLRDYSVFPLSVEGRVSNWNLGAERLKGFSTQEAIGLHLSRFFPEEENAERVPERILKRAEMDGRSEYEGWLIRKDNSRFWGTVVLSAMRDQDGRLRGFSNIARDLSERRRVEKAQAFLAEAGEVLTGSLEYEKTLQEVVRLAVRGMADWCSVAVQGADGLAVRAAAHAR
- a CDS encoding sterol desaturase family protein; its protein translation is MLPLLLGIAVVCFAIEHLFRGWRLPRVRSWHLRVVVINLVQVGVVVLAGFTWERWLSASSLFHLSRHLSPLPGGVLAYVIATFVFYWWHRARHESDLLWRLFHQIHHSPQRLEVITSFYKHPLEMVANSLIGGLLVYTVLGLSPAAGAVYTACTALGEFFYHTNVRTPRWVGFIFQRPEMHRIHHEYGKHRNNYGDIVWWDMLFGTYDNPPTWEAACGFDDAREQRLTDMLAFRDVHSK